The genomic stretch GGTGACTTTACTAAAACGACTACAACATCATCTCTTCCCACGTTTGTAGATACAAGTCTCCTAACCGCAAAATCTTCATGAATGCCAATAGTAAATATATATGACTTCACAAGATTACTTTGTTAAACATACTATTATATATTTCGGGAAAAAATGTAAATTCCTAAATTACTACGTGATCTCATATATCAAAAATTACTTCTTTATTCCTTAAAAATCTCGGGATTTAGTAATACTAAAATTTGGTAATACTTATTATATCTGAGTTTGTATAAATATTCATGATATGGAGACAGCAGCTAAAGAGATTACACAGAATTAGGGAGATGGACCCAGTACCAGACGAACTTAGGGGATGGCACTATTATTCTCCTCCGGTAAAGCCCAGAGCTTATTTAGGTCTAACAATGAGTGAAATCGCGTACGATTACTGTCCCACAAAGAGAGATGTATACTTAAGGAGAGTATTAAACCAAAAAGGAAGCGAAAGGGCACAGTTAGTTTTCGGTCAGTCTATACATAAGGTCTTCAGTAAGGCCATAAATGATGTTAGAATATCTTACGTTTTAGGTAAGGATCCATATCAGATTGTAAAAGAAAGTTATCTTGAATCTGAGTTTTGCCCGCAAGAGATATCGGAATACTGCAAAAAGGTATACGGTAATCTAATCCTCTTCTGGTCCTCATGGCTCGCTGAGGCCAAGGCATTTTATGGAGGTGATTCTGTTGGTTTCTTACCGTGGGCTACTGAAGTTAGGGTTGACGGTTCAGCTATTGGACTGTCTGATAGACTTGCAGTAGACGCTCTAGGTGAGTTTACCGTAGTCGAGGTTAAGTCTGGAAAAAGAGAGGAATTCCATAGGCTTGCTCTAGCAGGATATGCTTTAGCTATAGAATCGGTCCTAGAGCTTCCGGTTGATTACGGACTCCTTGTTTACATAAATGGTTTCCCTAATGATGTTGAGATAAGATTTGAGAGCTACTACATCTCACCTGATATGAGAAGAGAAATTTTAGATAAAAGAGACGAGGTCATAGAAATGATTCTAAACGGAAGAGATCCAGGTAAGCCGGTGAAATGCCCAGAGACTTGTCCGTTTTATGAGGTGTGTTGGAAATGAGAGCTTTGGAAATTGCTGATTACGGTGTCAAGCTCTCTACAAAAGGAAAGACCTTCATGATTTCTAAAAAAGACGGGAAAAAAGTAAACGTTTCTCCTGCAGAAATAGATCAAATAATAATAATGACTTCAGGTGTTACAGTTACGTCTAAGGCTGTAAGACTAGCGTTAGACCACGGAATAGACATTGTCTTTTTAGACTCCAGAGGTAATCCTTTTGGCAGACTTTTTCATTCAGAGCCGATAAAGACTGTGGAGACAAGAAAAGCCCAGTATTTGGCATTACTTAAAGGTGAGGAAGAGATACCGAGAGAGATTATAAAAGCTAAGATTAAGAACCAGGCTAATCACGTTAAGTTCTGGTTCAAAAAACTGGGTATTGAAGGGAACGACTATAAAGAAATTGAGGGAAAAGAGGACGAAGCTACAGCAGCCAGGTACTACTGGCATGCGTTAAGCAGAATTATACCAATGAAGGGGAGAGACCCAGAAAGTACAGATCCGTTTAACGTGTCCTTTAATTACGCATACGCAATCCTCTACTCAAATATACAAAGGGTTTTGCAATTAGTAGGATTAGACCCATATGCCGGGTTTATACATAAGGACAGAAGCGGAAAGCCCAGTCTTGTATACGACTTTTCTGAGATGTTTAAACCCGTGCTTGTTGATTACCCGTTAGTATCTCTCTTTATTAATGGTTTTACACCAAACATCAAGGAGGGTATACTTGACACTGAGAGCAGAAGGAAGATAGCTGATGCTGTAATAAATTCTATGAATGGAAAAGTAAAGGATGAGGGAGGGGAAGTAAGGACTGGGATTCAGGCAATGAGGGCATATGCATTAAAACTAGCCTCAGCATTAAGAGGTGAGGAAAAGTTTAAGGGTTTCGTAAAGGTGTGGTGAGATGTGGGTTATTGTAGTTTATGATATTTCGGATGATGAGAAGAGGAATAAGATTGCCAGAGAACTCCAAAGGCTAGGATTAAGCAGAATTCAGAGGAGTGCATTTATCGGAGATATTGATTCACAGCGGTTTAAGGATCTAGTCAGAATTATGAGCAAACTGGTTACCGGAAAGGATGATATACTCCACATAATACCTTTAGGACTAAGAGACTGGGAAAGGAGGGTGGTAATAAGTGGTGACAGTGTCAGACGTGAAACAGTATCATTTCTGTAAAGCTATACCATGGATAAACTACGTGCTGGGCTACCGTGAACCTCTAACATTCTCAATGGAGGAAGGAAAGAAGGTCTCTTATGAGGAGGTCGTTAAATTGCTAAACCTTACTTTACCAGTAAAATATGATGTGTGCTTAAGTTATAATGGGCTTTCAGGGTGTGTTGATATCTTAGCTGGGGATAAAAGGTATACAGTAGTCGAGGTAAAAGCATTTAAGAGGGGTAACTTTTCCCATTTCAGATATCAGCTTCTAGCTTACGCATATCTAGTAAGGAAGAGGCTTGGCATCGTTGAAAAGGCTATATTGGTAATGGATGGAAAGAAAGTCCTTGACATAGAGCCAACAGAGGAGCATTACAGATATATAGAAAATATAGTTAAGAAGATTGAAGAGATAGTGAATAATGAGAGATTGCCAGCAGTAAATGTGGAAAAATGTGGGTTCTGCCAATATAGGAGAGTTTGTCCAGTCAGTGCATGGTCATAATTATTTTGTTGTAATTAAATCTTTTAGAGCGTGCTTGTAACGCGACTGTTTCACAGAATTAACTGCTGAACATATTCTGACAATTGATAAGATTCAAACTACCTAAAGAACCACTTAAGCCTCCTTCTTCACCTGATTACAATTTGATACAATTCACACATAACCCTAGACTCCAAATTCATTTTACAAAAATAATTACAGGGAATAATTATCTATTATCTTGAAAATTTTGTAATTAGAGAAAAAGTTTAGGGTAGATGTAGTTTGGTATTACTTTAGGGGAGAAACACTTGAAAACACCAGACTACATCTACCCTAAAATACGTGTACAAATCGAGGAAAAAATATTTTCCATCATAAACTTCAAGGGAAGAAAGGCAGAAGAAGTCAAGAAAACACTTGTAACAGCAGCACTAACAAAAGATTCCGTGGAAAACAAGGCAAAAGAATTTGACATATCACCACAAACAGTAAGAAACTACGTGGAAGAACAACCACAAGTAATAGAACAAATGCTAAACGTGATCAAAACAATCTCCATCAAGCAACTAAGCGAAAGAAAACGCGTAAAAATTTCAATAGACTGGACATCAATAAAATACAAAGGAAAACCCGTAGAAGGAACAAGCGGATCAAAACAAGGTTACTCATGGAACTACGCGACAGCAACAACAAGAGTAAAGGGAAAAACACTAATACTAGCATTCACACGCGTAGAAAAAGGAATGACCAGACTAGAGATAGTTGAAAACCTAGTAAAACAAATACTAGCATTGGGCCTAGAAATAGAACTAATAGCACTAGATGCCGGATTTTACTCAGTAGATGTAATCAACTACTTATCAAGGTTTAACTTCATCATCGGAGTACCCGTGGAAAAGGTTGGAATACATCGAAACTTCGACGGCGATTACACTGCAAAATCAAGAGGCAAAAAAGCAAAATTCAGACTAATAATACACCATGGTAGGGAAAAGGAGTACCTGGCTAAAGGGACAAACCTAGACGTAAATAGGAGTATGGTTGTAAAGTGGTATAACAAGGTTAGAACACCAATAGAAACATCATACAAGTTGATCAAATCTTTCCTAATCTTCACGTCATCAAGGAGTCGCTTATTCCGCTTGTTTATCTTCGTCCTAGCAATGTTAATCTATACACTATACTTGCTCCTCAAGGGGACGACGAGCAAGGAAGATTTTCGCTTACTCCTAATCGCCTTGTTTTTACAGGATAATATTACAACTATTCAAGAATATTTAGTTAAAATATTTTATCCACTTTTTAATTCACTTGAATTATTTTCGGGGTGATGAATTTGGGGTCTAGGGATAATAGTTACATAAACAGCTAAAGCGTTAAGTATCGGCTCTTTCTCCCTATTTATAATAAAATTGTTTTATACTTTTTAGGCTGTGTGTTTTCGAAAAAATTTTCATAATAGTTAATTTCAGAGTTTCTCTTTAAAACTATCTGCAGATATTACACAGATCTAATTTATAATATTCTAAGCATCTTTGATTATTACTCCTTTAACAGTGAATATTACATAGAACTACTCTTTGGCCATACCTTGTCAATTATTGGCAATTTTGTCACATTGAGGTAGATTTACAATTAATTAACATATAGTTTACAGATAGGATTTACTATAATTAGATTAAAAGAAGTTATAAAAGTTTAAGAATCTGTAAAGTACAAATGAGAAAATCTTCATATATTTAGGATGTTTACGTAAAGTAAAGGCTTAGTTTCAATTTATGAGAAGAATCATCCACCCATAAAAGAGAATTTTGTATGTCGTATGATTTTTATCTATTCAAAAGTTTCGCTGCTAGTCAAGGAATTTGATTAGTTGAATTTAGTTCAAATTTAAACTAAAATTTTATACAAACAAAAATATAATCTAGGTTCAAATTCTATGTTATTTTAGGTATATCTTTGTTTTTGTTCCCGTTTTTTCTCGGGATTTTCTTTCAATTCGTATTTGATTTTTTACAGTATCTTTATTGAGAATGTTTTATGTGTTTCTCTTTTTCAAATTCCCTATTTTTCTTAGGAATAAGAAGAATTCAGTAATGACAAATATGTAATAAACAGAAAAACTTATATAGTAGAAACAAAGAAAATAAGATAAATAGAAATATAAAAACAATCACATAATCCTCAATGGAATTGAAAGGGCGCTCTGGCTGTTTGGGTCGAGGAAGATGACTACGCCGTACTTCATAATCCTCAATGGAATTGAAAGTATTATATTGACCTTGATCAACCCGACAAAGATAGAGACATAATCCTCAATGGAATTGAAAGATAACAACATTGTAATTCGCAAAAATATTTTTCATATTCTTGACATAATCCTCAATGGAATTGAAAGTTCCTTAGGAGGAAGATAGTATGCGGTTCTCCAGATTGTGTTCATAATCCTCAATGGAATTGAAAGACTTCGAATAATGCTCCGTGTCATTCTGATTAACAGGGAACGCATAATCCTCAATGGAATTGAAAGAAAGAAGAACAGAACAAGAATGAGAAAACTGGGGAGTTTAACATAATCCTCAATGGAATTGAAAGAAATCTCCAGCCAAATGATATACTACATTTATTGAGTACTCACATAATCCTCAATGGAATTGAAAGCCTGGGGGGAGGAGACTTACATAACGACATTCGACGATGGCTCACATAATCCTCAATGGAATTGAAAGTTTTCTCTTAGCGTTAGTGTTCCCCTCTCCTTTTTTTTAACATAATCCTCAATGGAATTGAAAGAAGACTTCCCGTAACGTCTGAGTAATGCAATATAATCTCAACATAATCCTCAATGGAATTGAAAGAACACAAAAGTGCTTACGATCTACCTTGAGCCCCTATCCTCGGGCATAATCCTCAATGGAATTGAAAGTTTCTTTAATGTAAATGACAATAGATTGAGTTGTCTTTGCACATAATCCTCAATGGAATTGAAAGTCCATTTTCCTTCTACTCCTTGTAACTCGCCTCTAAAAACATAATCCTCAATGGAATTGAAAGAGATAGCTCAGGAACTGACCGACGAATGGTAATGATTCACCATAATCCTCAATGGAATTGAAAGTCGACGGTTGCGGTATCGATGCTAATTGTGTTGAATACGACATAATCCTCAATGGAATTGAAAGCTCACACGGTTAGTAGAAGAAATAATCACAGATAATAAAAACATAATCCTCAATGGAATTGAAAGAAGAAAGTGTTTAACTGAATGAATTTGCTAGAAATAATTTCATAATCCTCAATGGAATTGAAAGACAGAGCTTGCATACATATGCCTTCATTTCCCGCTCACCCATAATCCTCAATGGAATTGAAAGGACGAGGACACTGTTACTAGACCAATGTCAATCAAAATAACACCATAATCCTCAATGGAATTGAAAGACTTACATTACTCAGCAGGGTGCTTACATAAACCCCTTCACATAATCCTCAATGGAATTGAAAGGGTGGGTATAGTCCGAAACTCCTAAGAATGCTCCTAGCATATTTCATAATCCTCAATGGAATTGAAAGGTATCGAACACAATTAATATTACAGTAAAAGCACAAATCCCATAATCCTCAATGGAATTGAAAGATGTATTGCATCCCTTAGCTCTGGAAATGCGTCTGTCCACATAATCCTCAATGGAATTGAAAGTTTTATATACCCCTCAATCGTCGCTTTATTTAATACAACATAATCCTCAATGGAATTGAAAGTTACTACAAACGGCGGAAATTATGCACCACCACTTCTGGACATAATCCTCAATGGAATTGAAAGCTTCCTCCTCATCTTCATCGTAATAGTAAAATGGGTCGTCACAACATAATCCTCAATGGAATTGAAAGTTTTCTTCTTGTACGCTTTACGTTTCTCATTTGTTACAACATAATCCTCAATGGAATTGAAAGTTGCCTTTAGTGTTTGTAATCTCGACTCTATGGACTCTAAGATCATAATCCTCAATGGAATTGAAAGTATTGTATTTATCCA from Sulfolobus sp. S-194 encodes the following:
- the cas4a gene encoding type I-A CRISPR-associated protein Cas4/Csa1; this translates as MIWRQQLKRLHRIREMDPVPDELRGWHYYSPPVKPRAYLGLTMSEIAYDYCPTKRDVYLRRVLNQKGSERAQLVFGQSIHKVFSKAINDVRISYVLGKDPYQIVKESYLESEFCPQEISEYCKKVYGNLILFWSSWLAEAKAFYGGDSVGFLPWATEVRVDGSAIGLSDRLAVDALGEFTVVEVKSGKREEFHRLALAGYALAIESVLELPVDYGLLVYINGFPNDVEIRFESYYISPDMRREILDKRDEVIEMILNGRDPGKPVKCPETCPFYEVCWK
- the cas1 gene encoding CRISPR-associated endonuclease Cas1 is translated as MRALEIADYGVKLSTKGKTFMISKKDGKKVNVSPAEIDQIIIMTSGVTVTSKAVRLALDHGIDIVFLDSRGNPFGRLFHSEPIKTVETRKAQYLALLKGEEEIPREIIKAKIKNQANHVKFWFKKLGIEGNDYKEIEGKEDEATAARYYWHALSRIIPMKGRDPESTDPFNVSFNYAYAILYSNIQRVLQLVGLDPYAGFIHKDRSGKPSLVYDFSEMFKPVLVDYPLVSLFINGFTPNIKEGILDTESRRKIADAVINSMNGKVKDEGGEVRTGIQAMRAYALKLASALRGEEKFKGFVKVW
- the cas2 gene encoding CRISPR-associated endonuclease Cas2, whose translation is MWVIVVYDISDDEKRNKIARELQRLGLSRIQRSAFIGDIDSQRFKDLVRIMSKLVTGKDDILHIIPLGLRDWERRVVISGDSVRRETVSFL
- the cas4 gene encoding CRISPR-associated protein Cas4 encodes the protein MVTVSDVKQYHFCKAIPWINYVLGYREPLTFSMEEGKKVSYEEVVKLLNLTLPVKYDVCLSYNGLSGCVDILAGDKRYTVVEVKAFKRGNFSHFRYQLLAYAYLVRKRLGIVEKAILVMDGKKVLDIEPTEEHYRYIENIVKKIEEIVNNERLPAVNVEKCGFCQYRRVCPVSAWS
- a CDS encoding DUF4322 domain-containing protein, whose translation is MKTPDYIYPKIRVQIEEKIFSIINFKGRKAEEVKKTLVTAALTKDSVENKAKEFDISPQTVRNYVEEQPQVIEQMLNVIKTISIKQLSERKRVKISIDWTSIKYKGKPVEGTSGSKQGYSWNYATATTRVKGKTLILAFTRVEKGMTRLEIVENLVKQILALGLEIELIALDAGFYSVDVINYLSRFNFIIGVPVEKVGIHRNFDGDYTAKSRGKKAKFRLIIHHGREKEYLAKGTNLDVNRSMVVKWYNKVRTPIETSYKLIKSFLIFTSSRSRLFRLFIFVLAMLIYTLYLLLKGTTSKEDFRLLLIALFLQDNITTIQEYLVKIFYPLFNSLELFSG